In one Elephas maximus indicus isolate mEleMax1 chromosome 9, mEleMax1 primary haplotype, whole genome shotgun sequence genomic region, the following are encoded:
- the IFNB1 gene encoding interferon beta, with product MTTRCILQVALLLSISTTALARSYKLLQFQQRSSNLACQKLLWKLNGAPESCLEDRMDFKIPEEIKQPGQLQKEDAALVIYEMLLQIFDIFLGNFSHTGWDETVIENLLAELSQQRDRLVTILEESMEEENPTSRNIMTILHLKDYYLGIGQYLEAKDYSSCAWTVVQMEILRNFSFISGLTDYLQN from the coding sequence ATGACCACCAGGTGCATCCTCCAAGTGGCTCTCCTGTTGAGCATCTCCACCACAGCTCTTGCCAGGAGCTACAAGTTGCTTCAGTTCCAACAAAGAAGCAGCAATTTGGCATGTCAGAAGCTCCTGTGGAAGCTGAATGGGGCCCCTGAGTCTTGCCTTGAGGACAGGATGGACTTCAAGATCCCTGAGGAAATTAAGCAACCAGGTCAGCTCCAGAAGGAGGATGCTGCATTGGTCATCTATGAGATGTTGCTGCAGATCTTTGATATTTTCCTTGGAAATTTCTCACATACTGGCTGGGATGAGACTGTCATTGAGAACCTTCTAGCTGAGCTCTCTCAGCAGAGGGACCGTCTGGTGACAATCCTGGAGGAAAGTATGGAGGAGGAGAACCCCACCTCGAGAAACATCATGACCATTCTCCACCTGAAGGACTATTACTTAGGGATTGGCCAGTACCTGGAAGCCAAGGACTACAGCAGCTGTGCCTGGACAGTAGTTCAGATGGAAATCCTCCGAAACTTTTCCTTCATTAGTGGACTTACAGATTACCTCCAAAACTGA